A window of Argopecten irradians isolate NY chromosome 14, Ai_NY, whole genome shotgun sequence contains these coding sequences:
- the LOC138307212 gene encoding beta-1,3-galactosyltransferase brn-like isoform X2, translating into MDVTSDHRSYSCTISAMSVMGIVPRIFRYRFIILFVTFIMFCGLCVLHILDKSDITFRDEDNHNLEAHFDMKKRRSYFGTHVDIIDIVNRKIQNRTVQLDGANPHPFRYMNNPGYCHFKSDNSRTILIIVKSTVRNVLLRQSIRITWGNITDESVKVVFMLGRNRSEHFHQEIVDKEATTHEDIIQEDFLDAYLNNTLKSIMSFNWAVQFCEKAQFLLFLDDDFIIDFPKIQDYIYSIPEREKETLFIGHRIARPVDRFPKSKWYISWEIYPYKYWPPYLAGGAYLTSMTVAKKFSYAFPYIDRLGIDDAWLGIVARNVRIYPQDHHYFHNHGRYSHLALVLQCCHTQKEMLDTWWQYNHNTSFRFGTL; encoded by the coding sequence ATGGATGTGACATCTGATCACAGATCATACAGCTGCACTATATCTGCAATGTCGGTAATGGGGATTGTGCCCAGAATTTTTCGATATCGattcataattttatttgtGACTTTTATAATGTTCTGTGGGCTTTGTGTCTTGCACATCCTAGACAAATCTGACATCACATTTCGAGATGAGGACAACCATAACTTGGAGGCACACTTTGACATGAAGAAAAGAAGATCATATTTCGGTACTCATGTTGATATTATCGACATCGTTAACAGAAAAATCCAGAATCGAACCGTCCAACTTGATGGTGCCAATCCTCATCCATTCCGATACATGAATAATCCAGGCTACTGTCATTTCAAAAGTGATAATTCTCGTACCATATTGATCATTGTGAAATCCACAGTCCGAAATGTCTTACTAAGACAGTCTATACGGATAACATGGGGTAATATAACGGACGAAAGTGTCAAGGTTGTCTTTATGTTAGGACGAAACAGATCCGAACACTTCCATCAAGAAATTGTGGACAAGGAAGCGACCACACATGAAGACATTATCCAAGAAGACTTTCTAGATGCTTATTTAAACAACACTCTGAAATCCATTATGTCGTTCAACTGGGCGGTTCAGTTCTGTGAAAAAGCCCAATTTCTCTTATTTTTGGACGATGACTTCATAATTGACTTTCCAAAAATCCAAGACTATATTTACTCTATCCCAGAGAGGGAGAAGGAAACACTTTTTATAGGCCATCGCATTGCTCGACCTGTAGACAGATTCCCAAAGTCAAAATGGTACATATCATGGGAAATATATCCTTACAAATATTGGCCGCCATATTTAGCCGGCGGTGCATATTTAACAAGTATGACAGTTGCTAAGAAATTTAGCTATGCTTTTCCGTATATTGATAGGCTGGGAATAGATGATGCGTGGTTAGGTATTGTTGCTAGAAATGTGAGGATATATCCCCAGGATCATCATTACTTTCATAATCATGGCCGGTACTCACATCTGGCTCTAGTCCTCCAATGCTGTCATACTCAGAAGGAAATGTTAGATACATGGTGGCAATATAATCACAATACAAGTTTCCGATTTGGGACATTATAG
- the LOC138307903 gene encoding metallo-beta-lactamase domain-containing protein 1-like isoform X2, which produces MYEVTILKEGYNEQQGPGHQKACGTITLLKGAKNIIVDTGNPWDKDLILKGLEEHGILPFEVRFVVGTSALSDKVGNLNLFTGAIQIIAGKIYHHENFYLHAFHQGIPYEIDDDVEVVPTPGHTGSDVSVIVRNTKLGTVAITGDLFECKEDLENPSLWQDNSEKPDAQEQSRINILRIADYIVPGHGEMFKVPEAYKRQLRVVMYYEEIQETTGAGKSESTTLEYVVMEDD; this is translated from the exons ATGTATGAAGTGACCATCCTAAAGGAAGGGTACAATGAACAACAAGGGCCAG GGCATCAGAAAGCATGTGGTACCATTACTTTGCTGAAGGGTGCGAAGAATATCATCGTGGATACAGGGAATCCTTGGGACAAAGACCTCATACTGAAAG GTCTTGAAGAACATGGTATTCTACCTTTCGAGGTTCGGTTCGTTGTGGGTACTAGTGCCCTGTCCGATAAAGTTGGCAATTTGAACCTGTTTACTGGAGCAATCCAGATCATTGCTGGAAAAATCTACCATCACGAAAACTTTTACCTTCATGCATTTCACCAG GGAATCCCGTATGAAATTGACGATGATGTAGAAGTTGTCCCAACTCCCGGCCATACTGGATCCGACGTGTCGGTAATCGTCCGTAACACCAAATTGGGGACAGTGGCAATCACAG GTGATTTGTTTGAGTGTAAAGAGGACCTAGAAAATCCGAGTTTATGGCAGGACAACAGTGAAAAGCCAGATGCCCAGGAGCAAAGCAGGATTAACATCCTACGGATAGCAGACTACATAGTGCCCGGCCACGGGGAAATGTTCAAAGTACCTGAAGCCTACAAACGCCAGTTAAGGGTCGTCATGTACTATGAAGAAATTCAAGAAACAACTGGTGCTGGGAAATCTGAATCTACAACACTGGAATATGTCGTCATGGAAGATGATTAG
- the LOC138307903 gene encoding metallo-beta-lactamase domain-containing protein 1-like isoform X1, whose translation MYEVTILKEGYNEQQGPGHQKACGTITLLKGAKNIIVDTGNPWDKDLILKGLEKHSTSPDKIEYVVCTHGHSDHVGNLNLFLHATHILSHDICHGDEYISHNFDMGIPYEIDDDVEVVPTPGHTGSDVSVIVRNTKLGTVAITGDLFECKEDLENPSLWQDNSEKPDAQEQSRINILRIADYIVPGHGEMFKVPEAYKRQLRVVMYYEEIQETTGAGKSESTTLEYVVMEDD comes from the exons ATGTATGAAGTGACCATCCTAAAGGAAGGGTACAATGAACAACAAGGGCCAG GGCATCAGAAAGCATGTGGTACCATTACTTTGCTGAAGGGTGCGAAGAATATCATCGTGGATACAGGGAATCCTTGGGACAAAGACCTCATACTGAAAG GTTTAGAGAAGCACAGTACCTCCCCAGATAAGATCGAGTATGTGGTGTGTACCCACGGACACTCTGATCATGTCGGAAACCTCAACCTCTTTCTCCATGCCACCCACATCCTGTCACATGACATTTGTCATGGCGATGAATATATATCCCATAATTTTGACATG GGAATCCCGTATGAAATTGACGATGATGTAGAAGTTGTCCCAACTCCCGGCCATACTGGATCCGACGTGTCGGTAATCGTCCGTAACACCAAATTGGGGACAGTGGCAATCACAG GTGATTTGTTTGAGTGTAAAGAGGACCTAGAAAATCCGAGTTTATGGCAGGACAACAGTGAAAAGCCAGATGCCCAGGAGCAAAGCAGGATTAACATCCTACGGATAGCAGACTACATAGTGCCCGGCCACGGGGAAATGTTCAAAGTACCTGAAGCCTACAAACGCCAGTTAAGGGTCGTCATGTACTATGAAGAAATTCAAGAAACAACTGGTGCTGGGAAATCTGAATCTACAACACTGGAATATGTCGTCATGGAAGATGATTAG